The Mucilaginibacter mallensis genome has a segment encoding these proteins:
- a CDS encoding outer membrane beta-barrel family protein, translating into MKRIIILILLFCSVITAKAQFGGGSTLTGKISGTVIDSVTKKPVQYASIAIYLSQGKAPINGVLTDEKGSFKLYSIKPGSYRITITFIGGYKTKTINPVVTTPSKLDNNMGNIILSPDNKVLNEVQITGKGPLIENHIDKLVYNAEKDITNTGGNASDVLQKVPLVAVDINGNVSLRGDANVRVLINGKPSGAMSASLSDVLKTIPADQIKSIEVITSPSAKYDAEGSAGIINIITKQKNVSGVSGSVSGGIGTRQNNGNFNLNYNKNRLSIAANIGGNLTWPQESITNFAQTFADTAKQGYTRNSTIKRYGTISSVTAAYDFNNYNNISSTFRYNRGGFDVNGTSNNYYTDSNTPTLDQAYTNGTAQHNLFDGFDWSVDYTHKFKKEGHEIDFSGQWSHSIVNTNYTNLYTPEALPNQRGINDGTNNEYTFTVDYTLPINKVFKFEAGGKTIIRRLNSIYDVFGGADLNTVDEVNTNTYDYNQNVYAGYSVFTITLPKSYTLLVGARYESTDITGDPSNSLQDLQQFSNSYPIFIPSFTIQKQLGTTQTFKLSYSKRITRPSLTYLNPFINKQNIQAQTEGNPELSPEISQTVELNYNTFIKSSVINFSVYYKHINNLIEGIATPLPASDSIQGTLTDYRNIGSNNSWGASFYGSINPIKILTIRGSANAYTYNPVPSGDFAADQSASGTYVQYNIFGMAELDLKHDIVAQVFTIENSPRRTIQGTNPSFSLLGFGVRKQFMNKKASLGLNVLQPFNKYKYFDQNISSPGFTQTSSTAFPFRSIGLTFSYSFGKLTFSNPKQKDNNDDEKQGDQGIGGAGGSR; encoded by the coding sequence ATGAAACGAATAATTATACTCATATTACTTTTCTGCTCCGTTATTACCGCTAAGGCCCAATTTGGAGGCGGTTCAACCCTTACGGGTAAAATATCGGGCACTGTTATCGACTCTGTTACTAAAAAGCCCGTTCAATACGCAAGTATTGCCATATACTTAAGTCAGGGCAAAGCGCCTATCAACGGTGTATTAACCGATGAAAAAGGAAGCTTCAAGCTGTACAGCATTAAACCGGGCAGTTACAGGATCACCATCACCTTTATTGGCGGTTACAAAACCAAAACTATCAATCCGGTAGTTACCACCCCATCAAAACTTGATAACAATATGGGCAATATCATATTATCACCTGATAATAAGGTATTGAACGAGGTACAGATCACGGGTAAAGGCCCGCTTATTGAAAACCATATTGATAAGCTTGTTTACAATGCTGAAAAAGACATTACCAACACAGGCGGTAATGCAAGCGATGTATTGCAGAAAGTTCCGTTGGTGGCGGTTGACATTAATGGTAACGTTTCCCTGCGTGGCGATGCGAATGTTAGGGTACTTATTAATGGTAAACCATCGGGCGCTATGTCGGCCAGTTTATCAGATGTATTAAAAACCATCCCTGCCGATCAGATCAAGAGTATTGAAGTGATCACCTCTCCATCAGCAAAATATGATGCAGAAGGTTCAGCAGGTATCATCAATATCATCACCAAACAAAAAAATGTTTCAGGTGTGAGCGGTTCTGTTAGCGGTGGTATCGGCACACGCCAAAACAACGGCAACTTTAATCTTAACTACAACAAAAACAGGTTAAGCATCGCCGCTAATATCGGTGGTAACCTTACCTGGCCGCAAGAGTCGATCACTAACTTTGCGCAAACATTTGCCGATACCGCTAAACAAGGGTATACCCGCAACAGTACTATTAAACGCTATGGTACTATAAGCTCGGTAACCGCTGCTTATGATTTTAATAATTATAATAACATCAGTTCTACCTTCAGGTATAACCGTGGCGGATTTGATGTAAACGGTACATCTAACAACTATTATACTGATAGCAATACACCAACACTCGATCAGGCTTATACTAACGGCACTGCACAGCACAACCTGTTTGATGGTTTCGACTGGAGCGTTGATTATACCCACAAGTTTAAAAAAGAAGGCCATGAGATCGACTTTTCCGGTCAATGGAGCCACAGTATAGTTAATACCAATTATACCAACCTTTATACGCCTGAGGCATTGCCAAACCAAAGAGGTATAAATGATGGTACAAACAACGAGTATACTTTTACGGTTGATTATACCTTACCGATAAACAAGGTATTTAAATTTGAGGCAGGTGGTAAAACCATTATCCGCAGGTTAAACAGTATTTATGATGTATTTGGCGGTGCCGACCTGAATACTGTTGATGAGGTTAACACCAATACCTACGATTATAACCAGAACGTTTATGCTGGATACTCCGTATTTACGATAACATTACCTAAAAGCTATACGTTATTAGTTGGTGCAAGGTATGAGAGCACCGATATAACTGGTGATCCATCAAACTCATTACAGGACCTGCAACAGTTCAGCAACAGCTACCCTATATTTATACCGAGCTTTACCATACAAAAGCAATTGGGTACCACACAAACGTTTAAATTAAGCTACAGCAAACGTATTACACGCCCTAGCTTAACTTATCTGAATCCGTTTATTAACAAGCAAAACATTCAGGCCCAAACAGAAGGTAACCCTGAATTATCTCCGGAGATCTCTCAGACCGTGGAGCTGAATTATAACACCTTCATCAAATCATCAGTGATCAACTTCTCAGTTTATTACAAACACATCAACAATTTGATAGAGGGTATTGCTACACCATTACCGGCGTCTGATTCGATACAGGGAACGCTTACTGATTACAGGAACATCGGTTCAAACAACTCATGGGGTGCAAGTTTTTATGGATCGATAAATCCAATAAAGATATTAACTATAAGGGGTAGCGCGAATGCCTATACTTATAACCCTGTGCCATCAGGTGATTTTGCTGCCGACCAAAGCGCCAGCGGCACTTATGTACAATACAACATCTTTGGCATGGCTGAGCTTGATCTGAAACACGATATCGTAGCACAGGTCTTCACTATCGAAAACTCGCCGCGCCGTACTATACAAGGCACCAACCCATCATTTAGTTTGTTAGGTTTTGGCGTGAGAAAGCAATTCATGAACAAGAAAGCATCATTGGGCCTTAATGTATTGCAACCGTTCAACAAGTACAAATATTTTGATCAGAACATATCGAGCCCGGGCTTTACGCAAACCAGCAGCACCGCGTTCCCGTTCCGTTCAATTGGTTTAACATTTAGCTACAGCTTTGGTAAGTTAACGTTTAGCAATCCTAAACAAAAGGATAATAATGACGATGAAAAACAAGGCGATCAGGGCATAGGCGGCGCAGGTGGTAGCCGATAA
- a CDS encoding MutS-related protein — MSLTSLHINYPEWAFPQIADGDGYTLTATELAHPLIYPNNRVDNDYELENAFHIDIITGSNMAGKSTFLRTIGINTVLALAGAPVCASRMGVSVITIISYMRIKDSLNESTSTFKAELDRLQMLLAAVETEPKIFFLIDEMLRGTNSVDKYLGSKAVIEQLIRKNAVGMVATHDLQIAHLEQKYPSYVRNYYFDIQVKDGEMLFDYKIKHGECKTFNASLLLKQIGIDVDAE; from the coding sequence ATGAGCCTTACATCGCTGCATATCAATTATCCTGAGTGGGCTTTCCCGCAAATAGCGGATGGCGATGGTTATACCTTAACGGCCACAGAATTGGCCCACCCGCTCATCTACCCAAACAACAGGGTAGATAATGATTATGAGCTGGAGAATGCTTTTCATATCGATATCATAACCGGATCGAACATGGCGGGTAAGAGTACTTTTTTGCGCACCATCGGCATAAATACAGTATTGGCTTTAGCGGGTGCGCCGGTTTGTGCCAGCAGGATGGGGGTATCTGTTATCACTATCATCAGTTATATGCGTATAAAGGATTCGCTGAATGAGAGTACATCAACCTTTAAAGCCGAGCTCGATAGGCTGCAAATGCTACTGGCTGCTGTTGAAACCGAGCCTAAGATCTTCTTCTTAATAGACGAGATGCTGCGCGGCACCAACTCGGTTGATAAATACCTGGGCTCAAAAGCGGTGATAGAGCAGCTTATCCGCAAGAACGCGGTAGGCATGGTGGCCACACACGATCTGCAAATAGCACACCTTGAACAAAAATATCCGTCTTATGTACGCAATTATTACTTCGATATACAGGTAAAAGATGGCGAAATGCTGTTTGATTATAAGATAAAACACGGTGAGTGCAAAACCTTTAATGCCTCGCTATTGCTGAAACAGATCGGCATTGATGTGGATGCAGAATAG
- the rlmH gene encoding 23S rRNA (pseudouridine(1915)-N(3))-methyltransferase RlmH, producing MKITFLTVGKTEDAYLKEGIEKYVKRLKHYTRLEIIELPELKNTKALTPEQQKVKEAEMILKKIGVTDYVILLDENGMELTSKQFAGYINKKAVSSGVNLIFIVGGPYGFDEQVYQRANDKLSLSLMTFSHQMVRLFFTEQLYRAFTIIKGEPYHHS from the coding sequence ATGAAGATCACTTTTTTAACCGTTGGCAAAACTGAGGATGCTTATTTAAAAGAAGGCATTGAAAAGTATGTAAAGCGACTGAAGCATTACACCCGGCTTGAAATCATTGAACTTCCGGAATTAAAGAACACCAAAGCCCTAACGCCCGAACAGCAAAAAGTTAAGGAAGCCGAAATGATCCTGAAAAAAATTGGTGTTACAGATTATGTTATCCTGCTTGATGAAAACGGTATGGAGCTTACCTCCAAACAGTTTGCCGGCTACATCAATAAAAAAGCAGTTTCATCGGGTGTAAACCTGATCTTCATAGTAGGTGGCCCTTATGGTTTTGATGAGCAGGTTTACCAGCGCGCTAACGATAAGCTATCACTCTCACTCATGACTTTCTCTCATCAAATGGTACGCTTATTTTTTACTGAGCAATTATACCGTGCCTTCACCATCATAAAAGGCGAGCCCTACCACCATTCCTGA
- a CDS encoding aspartyl/asparaginyl beta-hydroxylase domain-containing protein produces the protein MHQVFTELTSGKFIFFYVLIISTIIIHYRGKMRYKFFRQLTDHSTFMAPINVPMYALSGVENKPYIKTASFPQLTLLKDHWQTIRDEAILLEREELIKGSDKYNDVGFNSFFRRGWKRFYLKWYDDFHPSAKKYCPQTIELIKQVPEIKAAMFAVLPAGSELLQHRDPYAGSLRYHLGLITPNSEACNIVVDGQPYYWKDGEDVLFDETYIHYAENKTNMDRLILFCDVERPVKTWFGRGWNKFFGWFIMAAAASPNMGDDKTGNINKIFRYIYSIRLVGKTLKAYNRNLYYAVKYALMVLILWLIFR, from the coding sequence ATGCATCAAGTATTTACTGAACTCACCTCCGGGAAATTCATTTTCTTCTACGTGCTCATCATTTCTACCATCATAATACATTATCGCGGTAAAATGCGGTATAAATTTTTCAGGCAACTTACAGATCATTCCACCTTTATGGCGCCTATTAATGTACCCATGTATGCCCTTTCGGGTGTTGAAAACAAACCTTATATAAAAACCGCTTCATTCCCGCAGCTAACCCTTTTAAAAGATCATTGGCAAACCATACGTGATGAGGCCATTTTATTGGAACGTGAAGAACTGATAAAGGGCTCGGATAAATATAACGATGTTGGGTTCAACTCATTCTTCCGCCGTGGCTGGAAAAGGTTTTATTTAAAATGGTATGATGACTTTCATCCATCAGCCAAAAAATACTGCCCGCAAACTATTGAACTGATTAAGCAAGTGCCTGAAATTAAAGCAGCCATGTTTGCCGTATTACCCGCAGGCAGCGAGCTTTTACAGCACCGCGACCCTTATGCAGGTTCATTACGTTATCACTTAGGACTAATCACCCCCAATTCCGAAGCATGTAATATTGTGGTCGACGGACAGCCTTATTACTGGAAAGATGGCGAGGATGTATTGTTTGATGAGACCTATATCCATTACGCCGAAAACAAAACCAATATGGACAGACTGATCCTCTTTTGCGATGTAGAGCGTCCGGTAAAAACCTGGTTTGGTCGCGGCTGGAACAAGTTTTTCGGTTGGTTTATCATGGCGGCGGCGGCGTCACCAAATATGGGCGATGACAAAACCGGCAACATTAACAAGATCTTCCGTTATATATACTCTATCAGGCTGGTTGGCAAAACACTGAAGGCTTATAACCGTAACCTGTACTATGCCGTAAAATACGCACTGATGGTATTGATATTATGGTTGATATTCAGATAA
- a CDS encoding cation diffusion facilitator family transporter: protein MSGHSHSHDHSHGHGHHHHDHTPKIDNLNAAFIVGIILNSAFVIAEVIAGLYSGSLSLLTDAGHNLSDVAGLALALLAFKLTKVSSNSQYTYGYKRSTIIVSFFNAVILFASVGVIAYEAVIRFIHPEVISGSTMAFVALAGIFVNAITAYLFVKGKDKDLNVKGAYLHMLMDAIVSFGVVISGVIIYFTHLYWIDSVVSLIIAIVILRGTWSLLKDSLRLEMDGVPKEMDLEKIKTELMKAKGVVDVHHMHVWALSTTENALTAHLVVDPAHISLFDNIKHDLRHRLEHLDITHSTFEPEFADEKCKQPDC from the coding sequence ATGTCAGGTCATTCTCATTCACATGATCATTCACACGGGCATGGTCATCACCACCATGATCATACCCCAAAGATTGATAACTTAAATGCCGCGTTCATCGTAGGCATCATATTAAATTCGGCATTTGTAATTGCCGAAGTAATTGCCGGTTTATATAGCGGCTCATTGTCATTACTTACCGATGCCGGCCATAACCTGAGCGATGTCGCCGGTTTGGCCCTTGCTCTCTTAGCATTTAAATTGACTAAAGTAAGTTCAAACAGCCAGTATACTTACGGCTATAAACGTTCAACCATTATCGTATCATTTTTTAATGCGGTAATATTATTTGCATCAGTTGGCGTTATTGCCTATGAAGCTGTGATCAGGTTTATCCACCCCGAAGTAATATCAGGCAGTACTATGGCCTTTGTTGCCCTGGCGGGGATATTTGTAAATGCCATAACCGCCTACTTATTTGTTAAGGGTAAGGACAAGGATCTGAATGTAAAAGGCGCATACCTGCACATGCTAATGGATGCTATCGTATCATTTGGTGTAGTTATATCAGGCGTTATCATCTATTTTACGCACCTGTACTGGATTGATAGTGTTGTTAGCTTAATTATAGCCATTGTTATATTACGGGGCACCTGGAGCCTGTTAAAAGATAGTCTGCGCCTGGAGATGGATGGCGTACCAAAGGAAATGGATCTGGAAAAGATCAAAACTGAGCTAATGAAAGCCAAAGGTGTAGTTGATGTTCACCATATGCACGTTTGGGCGCTGAGCACTACCGAAAACGCATTAACTGCTCATTTAGTAGTTGACCCTGCACATATCAGCCTGTTTGATAACATCAAGCACGATCTGCGCCACCGCCTTGAACATCTCGACATTACTCATAGCACCTTTGAGCCTGAATTTGCCGATGAAAAGTGCAAACAGCCGGATTGTTAG